In Chionomys nivalis chromosome 26, mChiNiv1.1, whole genome shotgun sequence, the genomic window GCTCTCCTGTTACAACATAGGAACGGCTGGAGAGGAGCTCTGTGGTAAAAGCTAGGTTCAATCCCTTGCACCAGGAAAAAGTGAACAATAAGGTAACGGATCCAATTCCTCTATCCTTTTACAGATTTAAGTCAAATCTAAATGTCAGAAAGAATTAAACTTTAGCTGGGCGTGGCAGAGGACTCTGTGATCCCAGGATGTGGGAGGTGGTGGTTAGGAGAATCAGGTTTCAAGGCCAGGCATGGCTGGCTgcttagtttgaggccagtctgtacGACATGAGACcttcttagagagagagagagagagagagagagagagagagagagagagagagagagagagagagagagagagagttatgaaatacttttagttttatttaacttGAAGATACGTTTTGGAAGCTGGTTACAGAGGCCCACGCCTATAAAGCCAGCACTCTGAAGGTAGAGGCTACCATTTAAAGAGAGGCCTGGTGTGCCAGCACAAGCCTTTAACTGCacaacctgggaggcagaggcatgtggatttcataccttgtgagtttgaggtcggcCTGGTgtacatggcaagttccaggacacccctggctacaaacaacaacaacaacaaaaacccaactaaccaaacaacaacaaaagaacgaaaacagccgggcggtggtggcgcacacctttaatcccagcacttgggagacagtggcaggcggatctctgaatttgaggccagcctggtctggtctacgaaattccaggacagccagggatgttacacacagaaaccctgtcttgaaaacaacaacaaaaataaacaaatctagaACATACTATATTATGTGTTCCATTGGAAGGGAAATGGTGCTCCTGTATTCCTGTGACTGTCTCTTCCGATCACACCTTTCCTCCTAGAAAGTATCAATTACCCACTAATCCATATAATTAAAACTCTCTTGCTACCAGGCCAGACAACCAGAGTTCAATCTCTAGGACCCACTTGTTCGGAGAATCAACTctctgaagttgtcctctgacctccccaagAGCACCAcggcacaaacacatatacaaactaaatatgaaaacaacaaaaaacaagccagCGATAGTCAAGCACCAAAGCGCGTACATGTGATCTGTCACTCAGAGGAGGCAGGTGACAAGCTGAAGGCCAAACTGGGCAATTTTGCAAGAGATtttgaaaataagatttaaagtgtccggacatggtggtacacacctgtaattccagcacttgggaggcagaggcagaagggctGCTGAGTTTGAGCAAGCCTAGGCCagagttttaaaatgaaagtcaCAATAAACCAGGAGCTGCAAGTGCTTTGGCgtgcaagcctgagaacctgaacTTAAATCCCCAGCAGGGCACGACGATGTACTGTAGGGCTGAAATAGGACTGCCGGGGTTTGCTAGGCCTAGTCCAGCTCTGAGACCTTGCTCGGATGGTAAGGCAGTGCTCACAGCCAAAACCTGATTGTCCTCTTCCGGATATTCACAAACCAAAAGATCAAGCTTATCACAAAGCTAAAACTGACTTAGGTGTGATTTGCTCAAGGTGGTGGTAACTACAGAAATGGGGAGTCGAGGCGGGATCAAAGCTTTCCTACTGCCGGCCAACGCTATTAGTAAATGTTTTGAGATCCAAGGATTAGTTCTAAAACTTTGATTCCATATACTTAAACCGCCAAGGCCCCAGTCACCCCTATTAAAAGCACTGGGCCCCTCATAATACCTGACTTAGTGTCATTGCTAAAGAAACGATTCTGATTATATTGGTACTAGAGAAAGAACGCTGTCGTCTACAGCCATACCACCCTGACTGCACCCAATCTCGTCTGATCtgggaagctaagcagggtcgggcctggttagtacttggatgggagaaagAACACTGTCACGGCAGGCATTCAGGTTGAGCCAGGTGTGTCACACCTACAACCCAAGCACTCAAGGAGGCCCACATGGCGGTACCTAGCTGGTCTGCATAACAAACCACTTTAAGAACAGGGCATTGAGATAGCGGGCCAGTGTTCCAGATTGAAAtgctgtttatcttttttttccaagaagaaaataaaagatctaaaacaaaacaaacaccccccACTCAAAACATATGCAGCTAGACATGACACCACAGCTTTAATCTTAGCCctcaaacacaaagcagagctgACTCAGGTTtcacctggtctacacagcaagttccaagccagctagcACTGCTAACAAGATTAATTTGCAGGTACATTGTTAGCTACACCTGAAAGAGTATAAACATTGATGACCCAATTGCATTCTCTAAGAACTAATTGTTTGTAAGAGTTTGcctgcattggtgttttgcttgcatatatgcctgtgtgagggtgtcagatcctttggagctggaatgagtcaattgtgagctgccatgtgggtgctggaaatcgtacacgggtcctctggaacagccagtgctcttaaccactgaaccatctctccagcccccaaaacttCGTACTTTTTGTGCACCCATTCACACACATATTGAAAGCACACACTTTGTGGGTGGGGGTTGTGGTCACTTTCCACCCTCGTTCTGAAACCAACTGCATTCAAAGTATGGAATGTCAGAGGTTGACCTTAGTGGTAGAGCTTCCCGAGCACACAGGAGGGATCTCACATACCTGGGAACCACAAAGAAACATTTGGAGGATTGGTACTGAGTGGCGGATACCACAAAAAGTATTTTGTAATTAccttgtatatatttatttggttattcgagacagggtatctctgtgtaacagctctagctatcctggaactcatgctgtagaccaggctagcctcaaactcagagatccgcctgcctctgcctcccgtgtgctgggactaaaggtgtgtgccatcaccgcccagattttattacattttcaaaatttatttcctGAACGCTGCTTGTTAGTGCACCATGTACACGCACGGGCACTGAAGAGGGCAGactaaaggcacgcgccaccaccacccagctagcccGTGGCTTTAGTATCACTATGTAATAATGCCACACTCATCCTGAAAATTCATCCACCAAGGAAAACCTTATCTCTCAGATGACTAAAGACTGCATTcgtttatataattttatttggaaaGGACCACGACAGCACAGCGACAGTAAACTGCAGATGACGATGTCATCGGTGCAGGTATCATCAGTTTATTATAAAAGGAGGCACGGAAATTATTTACATGATGAAGAGCTCAGAACTTCGGCGGAATGGGCAGCTTCACGTGACACCATTTCAACAGTGATCAGTCCACGTACTTTCCAAGAATGTCACCGTCTCTAAATAAGAAATAATCCTGcgaataaagaaagaaaccaccGGTCAGGACAGGAAAGCAGCTGCACACGATGGACTGGAAACCAGAGCTCTCTCTGCTCACCTTGTCGTCTAGAACGACTTTGGTGCCTCCGTACTCTGGGAGGAGAACTTTGTCTCCAACCTTCACGCTGACAGGTTGAATCTCTCCGCCcttaagaaaacaaggaaaggcATCTTGGTCACTAGGTACACAGGGACCTTTCTGTTTCATCATGTACACCAGcagccccctgcctcagcttttctgCTGTTAttaattacaggcatgcaccaaccACACTCAGCTCTAAGAGACAACTTAAATCCCTGACTGTAATGTGTTCACTCAGACTTACCCAGTTGGTGGTTAAACAATATTATTTACATTAAACGTAGACCATCACAATATAAGAACTGCTGCAGTTTCAATGTGAAATAAGCACACTGGTTCACACTAAAACTACATTTCAGTGAATAGCTATAGTTGGCTAACTTTTCAATCGTTAAATATTAAGGCATCCCGTAGACCATGtgaagcaaagcagcttttaATACCAAAGAGTAAATGGTCACATATGACTTCTTCCAACGAACAAAAATCCGGTATTCACTTTAATACACATTAATTGTTTTAATGTCCTTGTTCTCAAGGATAGACTTGGTCAGAGATGGAAGCAGCATGCTCCAAAGGTTAATGGAGACCGCAGAgtgtttccctcttccttcttgagTATGCCAAGGAAGGCCACCAGCGGTTTCAGTGCCTGACTTAACTCAACAGTCAGCCCCCAGCCCTGCCATTTCACCCTTTGttctgggggaaggagaggagggacaaGGTCTGTGCAGCCTTGACTGGCCATTAATTCTGGATCCTTCTGCCACAGCACATGTTCCCACCAGTGCCAGAGTTATAGTCCAATACCTCTTTCAATTCTGAGAAggccccagtttttttttttaagtgcatgATCTGTCTATTTACACTGTGACTACGTTACAAAATAACTACCGAAAGCAGTTCactttgtaagtttttttttatccttttttattttttgagacatggtatcACCCTGCCTGAACTTCCTGCTGGCCTAGAAGGCTCTACAATTCTCCCACCTTGGCCTCCAAAGTACCAGGGCCACAAGGCAGGAGCCACCATCATGGCAGGCATGCTTTAATCTCTGGAGTGTGTGGCACTgcagaggtagctcagcaggtgAACGGACTTGCTATGGTAGTACTGGAACCCAAGCAGGGAATCCCAACACTAGTAAAAAAGGCTGTGACCCCAACATACTGAGGGTTGCACACCAGACTCTGGAAGCCAGCAGACCTgcatactctctctctcacacacaaacaccagaaaaatacTTGTGAGTACTTTCTGCCTTTTTTACAGCCCCTCTCCAttccttagaaaaataaaacaatcccgCAATCATCTTTAATGTGAGATTCCTTGTAAACTGAAATTATTTCCAAAACAGCACCTGCTATTTAAAAAGCCACTTCTGACAGCAAGGCTTTACTATTCCCTTTCTTCCACACCACACATAAAACTCCGCACCGCTGGAGCCGCTCCAAAGTTACCTTTCCTTTCGCGCCTGATCCCACGGCCACTACCGTTGCTTGCAGTACTTTCCCTTGCGACTTTTCTGGAAGCATGATGCCACCTTTGGTCACCGTTTCGGCAGCACTCCTTTCAACCAAGACTCTGTCAAAGAGCGGGAGAAACTTTCGGAACGCCTGTCCAGCCTGGGGAAGAGAAACGCGTGTTCAAAAGGAGTGCAATTATGTTCCAAGTGTCGGAACACAGTTAAGACCACTGCAAGCTTTAACAGCTACCAGGTCAAAGCGTCCCGAACGGACAAGAAAACCCGGGTGTGCCTTTAGGAATATTCCTGAATGCTGCACGCTATACAAGCCAAATGCAACCTCCATTCCCTGTCTACCGTGCGTGTGTGTGGGTGAGGGGTCATCTTTGCTCATCAGCAACCGCATGACCTTAGACCACAACCTTGGTCAACTCCAAGGTCAAACGTTTTCCTACTTTAggtgtctttttttaattctagCAAGGTGGGGGGAAAAGTGTCCACTTTTAAGCTAGGATTATAGATTCTCCAACACAGCATACATCCGCTTAGGGCCTGCCAGGGCAGGTGGGCTACCGAGTGTGCGCCCGGGTTCCCGCCCCCCGCCCGGGGACGCCTGcagcacacacgtgcgtgcaaaGCAGCCACGGTGGAGGAAGGCGTCGGGCAGGCCTCGCTCCCGTGGAGCCTGGCCGCACGCTGGACACCGCGAGGTCCCCCTGTCCTGCCGGTGCTAGAGCGGCACCCGGGACACGCCGTGGGTCGCAGGCCGACCCGGATCCCGGCCAGCCCGGGGGACACTCACCATGACTCGCGCGCCGCCGCCTCCGCCGCTCGGACTCTGCGCTCAGGCCGCCGCTGCAAGGAGAGTCCCGCGGGCCGGCAGGGGACACGTGAAAAAAAGGCCCCGCCGCGCGCAGGCGCACCCAGCCCCTCGAGCGCGCACGAGAGGGCGGTCACGGCAGCGCGCGCGCCGATTGGCGGTGAGGGCGGCGCGCACGGCGGCCGGAGGGGGTTGGGGGGGCAGCCGGAGGCGGAAGGAAAGGGGCCGCACTTTCTAGGCTTTTCCAGGCCGCCCGCCGGGGTGAGAGCCCGGACCCGGCGCCCTCCCTCCTCCCGGAAGTGACGCCCCGTGACCCTCGACCCgcacccccacacccctccccggGAAGCGCGGCGCCGCTCCGGAAGGTTCTCGAACGGAGCCGAACCCCGGAACGAGTGTCCGGCGGCGGGGCCGAGGCCGCTCGGGTAAGGAGAGAGGGCGCGCGCGCGCCGCATGCCGATTGCGGGGCCCCCGGGCGGGCGGAGGAGGGCGGGCGCGCGCACGCGGGGccgcgggggcggggcggggccgcaGAGGGAGGGGACTCGGGCTCATTGCGGTGCGCGCCCGGCGCTCGGTCCCTCACTCTCCGCCGACGGCCTGCTTCGCCTCGTGCGCTCCCGCCGCCGCCCCGCAGGTACGCGAGCCCGGCGTGCACGACGGTCCGGGCGCTCGGCGGTTCCGTGTCCGGCACGGACCGAGCACGGTGGACGAGGGGGGACGAGGCTGGCAGCGACGCCGCCGGCTCGGCTCGCCCGTCCGGGCCCGGCGGGGCCACGCGGGGTTCATCACGTGTGGCGGGCACCACGCGATCCGGGCCAAGCGCGGGAGCGAGGACGGGCTCGGGCGGGAGCCGCTCGGGCCCTAGGGTGCCACCTGCGCCTGGCGCCGCTGCAGGACTCCGTGGGAGGGGGGTCGCGGTCCTTTCTCGTCCCCTCCGGCTGCGGGGATCCGGCGCCTCCACTTTGACCTTGCCTGGGACGCCTGGTCGGGAAGACACGTGGGGCCGCGCGCCTGGGCCGAGCTGCGGATttgggtttttgggttttttctttctttttgtttttgcggCCTTGCTAGCTGCGGTGCGGTGCTACGGTAGCTCCGGGTGGCTACCTGGCGACACTTTGCTGAGCGGGGTTTTGCACCGTCACGAGTGCTTGTGTAGAGTGCACTTGCATTTGAAACCTGCTTCGCTTACGCCAGCTTGGttcccccccaacccccaacacACTTTCGGAGTGGATCTGCTCCCAAGGCCGCTTTGGCAGTGAAAGATTAACTCGGGACAGCAGCAAGAGTGGGTGGCCTTGGAGAAGTGGTTTCGTGTGCTTTGTGCTAGTCCTGTAGGTCAGGCCTGGGGGCGGCCTCCTTGGTCCGTTGCTTGCAAACGCTGTCCTGAAGCTGCAGCGCCGTGGGGCCCAGACGTGGTTAGAGGACACCGATCTAGAGCGAGCCTCCATGTTCTGAACCACAGGTGGTCACGTTTGTCCTTAGCTAGTAGTGAccctttgccttttttttcccctcctcccccagaaATGCTTCGACTACCCACAGTCCTTCGCCAGATGAGACCAGTGTCCCGGGCACTGGCTCCTCATCTCACTCGGGCCTATGCCAAAGATGTAAAATTTGGTGCGGATGCTCGAGCCTTAATGCTTCAAGGTGTAGACCTTTTA contains:
- the LOC130866808 gene encoding 10 kDa heat shock protein, mitochondrial isoform X2, with product MAGQAFRKFLPLFDRVLVERSAAETVTKGGIMLPEKSQGKVLQATVVAVGSGAKGKGGEIQPVSVKVGDKVLLPEYGGTKVVLDDKDYFLFRDGDILGKYVD